The genomic region ACTCAGTTGTCAGGACAACTTGGTTAAGCCAAGGCTTTTCTATACTCTTTCAAGCTTTTTTGAAAAGATAAGGGTGCATTTGAATTTACTCAATCAATTTAAACtccatttattttctgcatttaatttgatataataaaaaaacaacatcgaTAAAAATTTGCGCGGTACAaaattgttattcttaaaagaGTTTTCATTTTCACCGGTTTTGTGCATTGCGGCATGGCGTACGGCACGTATGTAAATGGCGCCTTCGACTCACATTAACTAGTTATTTTGCTGtcagtcaaattcgttgccacaacggacccattgtgaCGGGTTTATCCGAAAGAACTAGTTTCAAAACAGTTGGCGGTCACTGGCGTATGGCGCATACATACTTCTGTTATAGCAGCTTTGGGTTAGTAATTTAAGAACCATACCTCGCATTTAGAATAATCGTTTGATATCGAAGGTTTTACATGTGAAAAAAGCAcccattatataatatttatatatatacattgcGTTTGTAcgcaagcaatttttttaaatgtatatatatgtatgtgtgtatgtatatattaccaTATCTTAAGattaaaatgtaagttgatGTAAAAGTACTCGTACAACTATGCAAATAAGCAGTGAGATGAATAGTCAACTAGAAGCACACAATAACTGTATATTTTACTCtgaataataacaatttttttccaacaccATCTGTACATTTTGATAATAGTTCAATACTTATAATTTCCACCTATTTACTACATTTGACTAAAAATTGCATTCCGcttttttaatcctttttttCTAGCCACACAGCTCTTTGCAGAGATTCACTTTCATTTCGTTCTTTCAATCAATCTTGCCAAGCGCTTTGGCTTTCTCCTCATCTCAGTAATGATTACGACGCTTATTCGATGGGCAATACTCGGCGTACTCCTCCCAGGTGCAGCCAACTTTGGTGCAACACTCATTCGTAATCGATGGCGCATCTGCGCGTCGAGTGCGCAGTAAAGTGTTCACGTAATCCAGTTTTAGCCAGATGCGAGATATGGCTGCATAAATGGCGCGATGTGAAATGTTTATTCAGATATGtaaattgtaagaaaatattaagtaaTGTTTATAGAAAGAACTCgtaaaaataaactatttgcATTACGTTTGCTTCTTTTCTGCATGGCTTCGTTCTCTGTGCGCTTGCGGTTGCGTCGTGTTAGCCGGTAAATATCCTTTTCACAGGCCCAATATAGCTGACGTATCAATTTGTCGCGGCAACGTGAATGTGTCTCCTGATGCCAAACATTCTCCCAATCCGATTGGGATCtgtaatatttaatgaaaaatagtacAATTACATAGTTTACTTCATTTTTCTCTGTTCAAGTTTTTGTGCGTACATAAGCAGTATAGGTAATTAATGGGGCTGGCCAAttgaaaaggccataaatttagtttgggaaactacttttattcaattcaaagtcaaaaaatgtgtgagaataatataaaattaagaatcaatttacttttgctcgatatgaccaccttttgccttgaatacggacttgagacggtccagcaacgaatcgcaagctgcccgaatgtgacttgcaggtattttggccacaatggcttttttcagctcctcgagactggtgaatcttttagttcggaccttgcactCCAAACCGACCCAAAGAGAATAACCCattggattcgcgtctggtgagttTGAGAGTCATTGTGAACATTATGaatttcggaacgttgttttttagccattctcggcgctttgtgagatggtgccgagtcctgttgaaacgtccatggtctcccaccgaaatatttgtctgcccacggcttcaaagcaacctccagaatactttcccgacaatatttcgcatttaccttgacgccaggctcgatggaaacgattggagagcgcccgtCTGCGGTTACTgcggcccaaatcattaccTTTTGTGGGCGCTgcttcctggtggccaatcgatgactcgcCAGGGATTTccctcaagtcgcttcttcactttttgaaccatttcacgtgacgttgtcGTCTCTTGATGACCATCTCCaagacgtttcgcgatgctaccagtatcattgcaacgagtaatggtgcgatacaC from Anastrepha obliqua isolate idAnaObli1 chromosome 2, idAnaObli1_1.0, whole genome shotgun sequence harbors:
- the LOC129237746 gene encoding probable insulin-like peptide 7 produces the protein MIPTQNLLNSGLVVCCLILYFVQVESIHTEEGLELLFRERSQSDWENVWHQETHSRCRDKLIRQLYWACEKDIYRLTRRNRKRTENEAMQKRSKPISRIWLKLDYVNTLLRTRRADAPSITNECCTKVGCTWEEYAEYCPSNKRRNHY